In Luteitalea sp. TBR-22, one genomic interval encodes:
- a CDS encoding enolase C-terminal domain-like protein, whose translation MHRRDVLRRLAQGSALVGTGVLTEAAALAQAPTVPAAPRGLPAIRIRDVQVILTAPDNIRLVVVKVLTDQPGLHGWGCATFTQRALVVKTAVDEYLRPFLIGRRVDEIEDIWQSMYMSSYWRNGPVLFNAMSGVDIALWDILGKRAGLPLYQLLGGKVRHGADCYYHASGRDFAEVTENARKGIAAGFRHVRVQGGVPGLATYGARSDAATAGDTAEPIGPTNPRAIWESAPYVRMLPKLFAHLRTALGDEVQLLHDVHERVQLNEAINLCKALEPYNLFFLEDPFPPEDNGWFRQLRQQTSVPIAMGELFNTVQEYLPLISERLIDFIRIHISQIGGLSPARKVAALSEFFGVRTAWHGPGDASPVAHAAQLALELSTYNFGIHEGGAFPARTREVFKGAPEQVNGYMVANDAPGHGVEVDEALAAKFPFKPGPPNFDYSWGQTRRRDGTVIRP comes from the coding sequence ATGCATCGACGTGACGTGCTGCGCCGGCTCGCGCAGGGCTCGGCGCTGGTAGGGACAGGTGTGCTGACGGAGGCCGCGGCGCTGGCGCAGGCGCCGACGGTGCCCGCGGCGCCGCGGGGACTGCCGGCCATCCGGATTCGCGACGTGCAGGTGATCCTCACGGCACCCGACAACATCCGCCTGGTGGTCGTGAAGGTGCTCACCGACCAGCCGGGACTGCACGGCTGGGGCTGCGCGACGTTCACGCAGCGCGCGCTCGTCGTCAAGACCGCCGTCGACGAGTACCTGCGGCCGTTCCTCATCGGACGGCGCGTCGACGAGATCGAGGACATCTGGCAGTCGATGTACATGTCCTCGTACTGGCGCAACGGCCCGGTGCTGTTCAACGCCATGAGCGGCGTCGACATCGCGCTGTGGGACATCCTCGGCAAGCGCGCCGGCCTGCCGCTCTACCAGTTGCTCGGCGGCAAGGTGCGCCACGGTGCCGACTGCTACTACCACGCCAGCGGCCGCGACTTCGCCGAGGTCACCGAGAACGCGCGCAAGGGCATCGCCGCCGGCTTCCGTCACGTGCGCGTGCAGGGCGGCGTCCCGGGCCTGGCCACCTACGGCGCGCGCAGCGACGCGGCGACGGCCGGCGACACCGCCGAGCCCATCGGTCCCACCAACCCGCGCGCCATCTGGGAGTCGGCGCCGTACGTGCGGATGCTGCCGAAGCTGTTCGCGCACCTGCGGACCGCCCTCGGCGACGAGGTGCAGTTGCTGCACGACGTGCACGAGCGCGTCCAGCTCAACGAGGCGATCAACCTCTGCAAGGCGCTCGAACCGTACAACCTGTTCTTCCTCGAGGATCCGTTCCCGCCCGAGGACAACGGGTGGTTCCGGCAGTTGCGGCAGCAGACCAGTGTGCCCATCGCGATGGGCGAGCTGTTCAACACCGTGCAGGAGTACCTGCCGTTGATCTCCGAGCGGCTGATCGACTTCATCCGCATCCACATCTCGCAGATCGGCGGCCTCTCGCCGGCCCGCAAGGTGGCGGCGCTGTCGGAGTTCTTCGGGGTGCGCACGGCGTGGCACGGACCGGGCGACGCGTCACCGGTGGCGCACGCGGCGCAGCTGGCGCTGGAGCTGTCGACCTACAACTTCGGGATCCACGAAGGCGGCGCGTTCCCGGCCCGGACGCGCGAGGTGTTCAAGGGCGCGCCCGAGCAGGTCAACGGCTACATGGTCGCCAACGACGCCCCCGGGCACGGCGTGGAGGTCGACGAGGCGCTCGCGGCGAAGTTCCCCTTCAAGCCGGGGCCGCCGAACTTCGACTACTCATGGGGCCAGACGCGGCGGCGGGACGGAACGGTGATCCGCCCCTGA
- a CDS encoding sodium:solute symporter family protein has translation MQLALIDWVILVVTLAICFAPALFFGRRASQSTSEFFASGRSVPWWLAGLSMVATTFSSDTPNLVTDIVRRNGVAGNWVWWAFVLTGVSTVFFYARLWRRSGVMTDLEFYEMRYSGQAAGVVRGFRAVYLGFFFNCMIMATVNLAACKIAAILFGLERWQTLTFVGLLNVAFAAHSGLWGVLVIDMIQFFIKMTAVIAAAYYALHAPGVGGLDGLVTQLSARPGPGGLDYLAILPDFSNNWELAVAVFIMPVAVQWWAVWYPGAEPGGGSYIAQRMLASRSEKDALGAVLFFNVAHYVLRPWPWILVGLASLIVYPQLSDIQAAFPNLDPKLLGHDIAYPAMLKFLPAGFVGLMVGGLIAANSSTILTHLNWGASYLVHDFYRRFINRTQTEDHYVLMGRYATVLLFICSSATVYLLDTAKDAFDIILQVGAGTGLLYLVRWFWWRVNAWCEVVAMVSSFAISMVFLVLARSGSPVSTHVALVLTAAFTTLCWVVTAYVTTPTDMAVLVDFYKRVRPVGPGWKPVAAIAGAHERVAAPGDNIPLGLLGWAAGCSLIWSALFAVGNVLYGRRAYAAILIATCLVSTALVIWVMRVQWPEQEQE, from the coding sequence ATGCAGCTCGCCTTGATCGACTGGGTGATTCTGGTCGTCACCCTCGCCATCTGTTTCGCGCCCGCGCTGTTCTTCGGGCGACGCGCCAGCCAGAGCACGTCGGAGTTCTTCGCCTCCGGACGGTCGGTGCCCTGGTGGCTGGCCGGGCTCTCGATGGTCGCCACCACCTTCAGCAGCGACACCCCCAACCTGGTGACCGACATCGTCCGCCGCAACGGCGTGGCCGGCAACTGGGTGTGGTGGGCGTTCGTGCTCACCGGCGTGTCGACGGTGTTCTTCTACGCGCGGCTGTGGCGACGCTCGGGGGTGATGACCGACCTCGAGTTCTACGAGATGCGCTACTCCGGGCAGGCGGCGGGCGTGGTGCGCGGCTTCCGCGCCGTGTACCTCGGGTTCTTCTTCAACTGCATGATCATGGCGACGGTCAACCTGGCCGCCTGCAAGATCGCCGCGATCCTGTTCGGCCTCGAGCGCTGGCAGACGCTCACCTTCGTCGGGCTGCTCAACGTCGCCTTCGCGGCCCACAGCGGGTTGTGGGGCGTGCTCGTCATCGACATGATCCAGTTCTTCATCAAGATGACGGCGGTCATCGCGGCGGCGTACTACGCGCTGCACGCGCCGGGCGTCGGCGGGCTGGACGGCCTGGTGACGCAGCTGTCGGCGCGGCCCGGCCCGGGCGGCCTCGACTACCTCGCCATCCTTCCCGACTTCTCCAACAACTGGGAACTCGCCGTCGCCGTGTTCATCATGCCGGTGGCGGTGCAGTGGTGGGCCGTGTGGTACCCGGGCGCCGAGCCCGGCGGCGGCAGCTACATCGCCCAGCGGATGCTCGCCTCACGGTCGGAGAAGGACGCGCTCGGCGCCGTGCTGTTCTTCAACGTCGCGCACTACGTGCTGCGTCCGTGGCCCTGGATCCTGGTCGGCCTGGCCTCGCTCATCGTCTATCCCCAGCTGTCGGACATCCAGGCGGCGTTCCCGAACCTGGACCCCAAGCTGCTCGGGCACGACATCGCGTACCCGGCGATGCTCAAGTTCCTGCCGGCCGGCTTCGTCGGCCTGATGGTCGGCGGCCTGATCGCCGCCAATTCCTCGACGATCCTCACGCACCTGAACTGGGGCGCGTCGTACCTGGTGCACGACTTCTACCGCCGCTTCATCAACCGCACGCAGACCGAGGATCACTACGTGCTGATGGGCCGATACGCGACGGTCCTCCTGTTCATCTGCTCGTCGGCCACGGTGTACCTGCTCGACACGGCCAAGGATGCCTTCGACATCATCCTGCAGGTGGGCGCCGGCACCGGCCTGCTGTACCTGGTCCGGTGGTTCTGGTGGCGGGTCAACGCCTGGTGCGAGGTCGTCGCGATGGTCAGTTCCTTCGCCATCTCGATGGTGTTCCTGGTGCTGGCGCGCAGCGGATCGCCGGTGAGCACCCACGTCGCGCTGGTGTTGACGGCGGCCTTCACCACGCTGTGCTGGGTGGTCACGGCCTACGTGACCACGCCCACCGACATGGCCGTGCTGGTCGACTTCTACAAGCGCGTGCGCCCGGTGGGCCCGGGCTGGAAGCCGGTCGCCGCCATCGCGGGCGCCCACGAGCGCGTCGCCGCCCCGGGCGACAACATCCCGTTGGGCCTGCTCGGGTGGGCCGCCGGCTGCAGCCTGATCTGGTCGGCGCTGTTCGCCGTCGGCAACGTCCTGTACGGGCGCCGCGCGTATGCGGCCATCCTCATCGCCACCTGCCTGGTGAGCACCGCCCTCGTGATCTGGGTGATGCGCGTGCAGTGGCCGGAGCAAGAGCAAGAGTAG
- a CDS encoding NAD-dependent malic enzyme: MTSPASPADLSAWGAPQQPRGAALLTDPLLNKGTAFTERERDVLGLRGLLPPRVFTLDEQVQRSLAAVHRKPDSLEKYIYLTNLQNRNEVLFYRLVMDNIEEMVPLIYTPTVGQACLEYGAIYRRPRGLFLSLRDRGHLADILSQWPHQVRLIVVTDGERILGLGDLGALGMGIPVGKLSLYTACAGVHPSYTLPITLDVGTDNQELLEGPAYIGLRRKRARGEEYDSFIEELVQAVSMVFPKALLQWEDFGNTNAFRLLTQYRSRLLSFNDDIQGTAAVALAGVIAGLRLTGGTLRDQRLLFLGAGEAGTGIADLYVEAARSEGLNEAEARARCWFVDSKGLVVKAREADLAHHKLPYAHDHPFIATLDEAVRTLKPTALIGVSGMPQTFTQPIVEQMAAFNPRPMVFALSNPTSKAECTAEQAYQWSDGRAIFASGSPFAEVEFKGRRHVPGQGNNIYIFPGVGLGALAAESREVTDAMFLAAARTLAGMVAQGDLELGRVYPALTQIREVSLRIATAVAEEAHAKGLAQAARPDDLMADIRARMFRPVYREYA; encoded by the coding sequence ATGACGTCACCCGCCTCGCCGGCCGACCTGTCCGCGTGGGGCGCCCCGCAGCAACCCCGCGGCGCCGCGCTCCTCACCGATCCTCTCTTGAACAAGGGCACTGCCTTCACCGAGCGTGAGCGCGACGTCCTCGGGCTCCGCGGCCTGCTGCCGCCCCGGGTGTTCACGCTCGACGAGCAGGTGCAGCGCAGCCTGGCGGCCGTGCACCGCAAGCCGGACAGCCTCGAGAAGTACATCTACCTGACCAACCTCCAGAACCGGAACGAGGTGCTGTTCTACCGGCTGGTGATGGACAACATCGAGGAGATGGTGCCGCTCATCTACACGCCGACCGTCGGCCAGGCGTGCCTCGAGTACGGCGCCATCTACCGCCGTCCGCGCGGCCTGTTCCTGTCGCTGCGCGACCGCGGCCACCTGGCCGACATCCTGTCGCAGTGGCCGCACCAGGTGCGCCTCATCGTCGTGACCGACGGCGAGCGCATCCTCGGCCTCGGTGACCTCGGCGCGCTCGGCATGGGCATCCCGGTGGGCAAGCTGTCGCTCTACACGGCGTGTGCCGGCGTGCACCCGTCGTACACGCTGCCCATCACCCTGGACGTGGGCACCGACAACCAGGAGTTGCTCGAGGGGCCGGCCTACATCGGCTTGCGCCGCAAGCGCGCCCGCGGGGAGGAGTACGACTCGTTCATCGAGGAACTGGTGCAGGCGGTGTCGATGGTCTTCCCCAAGGCGCTGCTGCAGTGGGAGGACTTCGGCAACACCAACGCGTTCCGCCTGCTCACGCAGTACCGCAGCCGCCTCCTGAGCTTCAACGACGACATCCAGGGCACGGCGGCGGTCGCGCTCGCGGGCGTCATCGCGGGCCTGCGGCTGACCGGTGGCACGCTGCGCGACCAGCGCCTCCTGTTCCTGGGCGCGGGCGAAGCGGGCACGGGCATCGCCGACCTCTACGTCGAGGCGGCGCGGTCCGAGGGGCTGAACGAGGCCGAGGCGCGGGCACGCTGCTGGTTCGTCGACTCGAAGGGCCTGGTGGTGAAGGCCCGCGAGGCCGACCTCGCGCACCACAAGCTCCCCTACGCGCACGACCACCCGTTCATCGCGACGCTCGACGAGGCGGTGCGGACGCTGAAGCCGACCGCGCTGATCGGCGTCTCGGGCATGCCGCAGACGTTCACGCAGCCCATCGTCGAGCAGATGGCGGCATTCAACCCGCGGCCGATGGTGTTTGCGCTGTCCAACCCGACGTCGAAGGCCGAGTGCACCGCGGAGCAGGCGTACCAGTGGTCCGACGGCCGCGCGATCTTCGCCTCCGGCAGCCCGTTCGCCGAGGTCGAGTTCAAGGGCCGACGGCACGTGCCCGGGCAGGGCAACAACATCTACATCTTCCCCGGCGTCGGGCTCGGCGCGCTGGCGGCCGAGTCGCGCGAGGTGACCGACGCGATGTTCCTCGCGGCGGCGCGGACCCTGGCCGGGATGGTGGCCCAGGGCGACCTCGAGCTCGGGCGCGTGTACCCGGCGCTCACGCAGATCCGCGAGGTGTCGCTCCGCATCGCGACCGCCGTCGCCGAGGAGGCGCACGCGAAGGGCCTGGCGCAGGCGGCGCGGCCCGACGACCTGATGGCCGACATCCGCGCGCGGATGTTCCGGCCCGTTTACCGGGAATACGCGTGA
- a CDS encoding sulfatase-like hydrolase/transferase has protein sequence MRRGRRIVALALACLLAVLAWPAREAPVEAAAPGLNVVLLVVDDIRWDSIGAAGNRVVRTPRLDRIAAEGVRFEQARVTTAICMVSRATLLTGQYMSRHGVTAFGRPLSPEAFAETWPGVLRRAGYWTGLVGKYDVGPARASDFDVLHAYHGRHWIEGPDGTRTHVTERNREDALAFLRDRPRDRRFALTVGFFAPHAEDNAKDQYLPQPWSAAAYEGVTIPAPRHGDPAYLRALPPFLSAEANEGRVRYHWRFDTPADYQAYMRRYYRLITEVDAAIGAIVDLLRAQGELERTMIVVIGDNGYFHGDRGLADKWYPYEEALRVPLLVRDPRLPRARRGGAPGARVLNLDVAPTLVAAAGLPVPARMQGRDMAPLYLQARPPAWRDAFFYEHPTITSRDRIPSSVGVIGSAWKYVEYPEHGHRQLFSLRDDPDELHDLARDPAHAGRVASMAAELEAWRARAR, from the coding sequence GTGCGCCGCGGCCGCCGGATCGTGGCGTTGGCCCTGGCGTGCCTGCTCGCGGTGCTGGCGTGGCCGGCCCGTGAGGCGCCGGTGGAGGCGGCCGCGCCCGGGCTGAACGTGGTGCTGCTGGTCGTCGACGACATCCGCTGGGACTCGATTGGTGCGGCAGGGAACCGGGTGGTGCGGACGCCCCGCCTCGACCGGATAGCCGCCGAGGGCGTGCGCTTCGAGCAGGCGCGCGTCACGACCGCGATCTGCATGGTGAGCCGCGCGACCCTGCTGACCGGCCAGTACATGTCGCGCCACGGCGTCACCGCGTTCGGTCGCCCCCTGTCGCCGGAGGCATTCGCCGAGACATGGCCCGGCGTGCTCCGTCGCGCCGGCTACTGGACCGGTCTGGTCGGCAAGTACGACGTCGGCCCAGCCCGCGCCTCCGACTTCGACGTGCTGCATGCCTATCACGGCCGCCACTGGATCGAGGGCCCCGACGGCACGCGGACGCACGTCACCGAGCGGAACCGCGAGGACGCGCTCGCCTTCCTGCGCGATCGGCCGCGTGACCGGCGCTTTGCGCTCACCGTCGGCTTCTTCGCCCCGCACGCCGAGGACAACGCCAAGGATCAATACCTGCCGCAGCCATGGAGCGCAGCGGCCTACGAGGGCGTGACGATCCCCGCGCCCCGCCACGGCGATCCGGCGTACCTCCGCGCGCTCCCACCGTTCCTGTCGGCCGAGGCCAACGAGGGACGGGTGCGGTACCACTGGCGCTTCGACACTCCAGCCGACTACCAGGCATACATGCGCCGCTACTACCGCCTGATCACCGAGGTCGACGCGGCCATCGGCGCCATCGTCGACCTGCTGCGCGCTCAGGGCGAGCTCGAGCGGACGATGATCGTCGTGATCGGCGACAACGGCTACTTTCACGGCGATCGCGGCCTGGCCGACAAGTGGTACCCGTACGAGGAGGCCCTTCGCGTGCCGCTGCTGGTGCGCGATCCGCGACTGCCGCGGGCGCGCCGCGGCGGTGCCCCTGGCGCGCGCGTGCTCAACCTCGACGTCGCCCCGACCCTGGTCGCGGCGGCGGGGCTCCCCGTGCCTGCCCGGATGCAGGGGCGCGACATGGCGCCCCTCTACCTGCAGGCGCGACCGCCGGCCTGGCGGGACGCGTTCTTCTACGAGCACCCGACGATTACCAGTCGCGACCGCATTCCCTCGTCGGTCGGCGTGATCGGGTCTGCGTGGAAGTACGTGGAGTACCCCGAGCACGGCCATCGGCAGCTGTTCTCGCTGCGCGACGACCCCGACGAACTGCACGACCTGGCACGCGATCCCGCGCACGCCGGCCGCGTCGCGTCGATGGCCGCGGAACTCGAAGCCTGGCGCGCTCGGGCCAGGTAG
- a CDS encoding DUF1080 domain-containing protein: MQLRTTMTAALAALLVAGWAGEVGAQTLPRAPRGFTVAFNGKDLSGWRGRPGGGGVYSPYVEAKFTPEERAARQAEWNADRDAHWKVDAATGELVSDGHGVHLATEKAYGDFEFLVDWKLTQPGGDSGIYLRDFPQVQIWDPNSGRDKKNGAEKGSGGLWNNNPDNPGRWPLALADKPIGEWNTMAVKMVGTRVWVTLNGTPVVVGQVLDNFFDRAQPVLPTGSIELQTHGSEVRFRNVYVREIGKAEGEKLLATVAK, translated from the coding sequence ATGCAACTGCGCACGACGATGACCGCCGCGCTGGCGGCACTGCTGGTGGCCGGGTGGGCTGGCGAGGTGGGGGCGCAGACGTTGCCCAGGGCTCCCAGGGGATTCACCGTCGCCTTCAACGGCAAGGATCTGAGCGGCTGGCGCGGGCGGCCGGGCGGCGGCGGCGTGTACAGCCCCTACGTCGAGGCGAAGTTCACTCCCGAGGAGCGAGCCGCGCGGCAGGCCGAGTGGAACGCCGACCGTGACGCCCACTGGAAGGTCGATGCGGCGACAGGTGAGCTCGTGTCCGACGGCCATGGCGTGCATCTGGCCACCGAGAAGGCCTATGGCGACTTCGAGTTCCTGGTGGACTGGAAGCTGACGCAGCCGGGCGGCGACTCCGGCATCTACCTGCGCGACTTCCCGCAGGTGCAGATCTGGGACCCGAACAGCGGCAGGGACAAGAAGAACGGCGCGGAGAAGGGCTCGGGCGGGCTCTGGAACAACAACCCCGACAATCCCGGCCGCTGGCCGCTGGCGTTGGCCGACAAGCCGATCGGCGAGTGGAACACCATGGCCGTGAAGATGGTCGGCACCCGTGTGTGGGTCACCCTCAACGGCACGCCCGTCGTCGTCGGGCAGGTGCTCGACAACTTCTTCGACCGCGCGCAGCCGGTGTTGCCGACCGGATCCATCGAGTTGCAGACGCACGGCTCCGAGGTGCGCTTCCGCAACGTCTACGTGCGCGAGATCGGCAAGGCCGAGGGCGAGAAGTTGCTCGCCACGGTGGCGAAGTAG
- a CDS encoding 3-hydroxyacyl-CoA dehydrogenase family protein translates to MHAPRVIAVVGAGLMGHGIAQAFAEAGWVVRVTDADPAVRDTVHARIARNLEEAGGSPPDVLARVDVAATLADTVGDADLVIESVFEDVGLKQSLLVELAGLAPAGAILASNTSVIPISRLGERLVEEDRGRLLGTHWWNPPHLMPLVEVVRTADTRQDVVEAVVALLRDVGKEPVVVHKDVTGFIGNRLNQAMWREALALIDAGVCDAATIDTVVKSSFGLRLPVLGPMENADLIGLDLTRSLHALLFPDLDRSTAPSPVLDAAIARGATGMKAGAGLRRWTGAEAEAVRRRLDAHLRRLNAER, encoded by the coding sequence GTGCACGCGCCGCGCGTCATTGCCGTGGTCGGCGCCGGCCTGATGGGGCACGGCATCGCGCAGGCCTTCGCGGAGGCCGGGTGGGTGGTTCGCGTCACCGATGCCGATCCGGCCGTGCGCGACACGGTCCACGCGCGCATCGCGCGCAACCTCGAGGAGGCGGGCGGGTCGCCGCCTGACGTGCTCGCGCGCGTGGACGTCGCCGCGACGCTCGCCGACACGGTCGGCGACGCCGACCTCGTGATCGAGTCGGTGTTCGAGGACGTCGGTCTGAAGCAGTCGCTCCTCGTTGAACTGGCCGGTCTGGCCCCGGCGGGCGCCATCCTCGCCAGCAACACCTCCGTCATCCCGATCTCGCGGCTCGGGGAGCGCCTCGTCGAGGAGGACCGGGGCCGGTTGCTGGGGACGCACTGGTGGAACCCGCCGCACCTGATGCCACTGGTGGAGGTCGTGCGCACGGCCGACACGCGGCAGGACGTGGTCGAAGCGGTGGTGGCGCTGCTGCGCGACGTCGGGAAGGAGCCCGTGGTCGTGCACAAGGACGTGACGGGCTTCATCGGCAACCGCCTCAACCAGGCCATGTGGCGTGAGGCGCTGGCGCTGATCGACGCCGGCGTCTGCGATGCCGCGACCATCGACACGGTGGTGAAGTCATCGTTCGGGCTGCGACTGCCGGTGCTCGGGCCGATGGAGAACGCCGACCTCATCGGCCTCGACCTCACGCGGTCGCTGCACGCGCTGCTGTTCCCCGACCTCGACAGGTCCACCGCGCCGTCGCCCGTGCTCGATGCCGCGATTGCCCGCGGCGCCACCGGCATGAAGGCCGGCGCCGGCCTGCGTCGCTGGACGGGCGCGGAGGCCGAGGCGGTGCGTCGGCGGCTCGACGCGCACCTGCGAAGGCTGAACGCCGAACGCTGA
- a CDS encoding DUF2164 domain-containing protein, with translation MPPRVPTRIHLAADRRASLLAALQRHFDAEFDEPLSEFRGNQLIDFFLQRLGPPVYNQGVHDAAGFMQERLADIEGEIHEHDEGR, from the coding sequence ATGCCTCCACGTGTTCCTACCCGCATCCACCTTGCCGCCGACCGGCGCGCGTCGCTGCTCGCGGCGCTGCAACGGCACTTCGACGCGGAGTTCGACGAGCCCCTCAGCGAGTTCCGAGGCAACCAGCTCATCGACTTCTTCCTGCAGCGCCTCGGCCCTCCGGTCTACAACCAGGGCGTGCACGACGCCGCGGGGTTCATGCAGGAGCGGCTCGCCGACATCGAGGGCGAGATCCACGAGCACGACGAGGGGCGGTGA
- a CDS encoding adenylate/guanylate cyclase domain-containing protein, giving the protein MATDDQVRTVLTLAWQVRDEAEQLRDLPDAGQVVTLGRATANDVAVDHPTVSRRHADLVVGLGSCTLRDLDSTYGTRLNGARVVGEARVAPGDAFMLGGVRFTLGQRTEVMTAADGLTDDGHEIDMATTIVRPIAPPTAPTPAVAGVTTEAQAAEATQASRLVRLLSQISTTLVQQRDLPKVLETVVDLVFQAVSAERAILLLRESSFDPLTVRVARGADGQTLHDARLSRTVVNIVIRDRVAMLADDALVDSRLDLAHSVRALSIRSFMCAPLWNRNEVIGVLYADTPRSRKFSEDDLAVFVALANYAAVAIEHARLTARLFEESRQRERLQRYHSPGVVERILRSDTEAGAFDTQVREVTVMFVDLVGFTTLSEGLEPDAVAALLNEFFHEMADVLFDHQGTLDKFIGDAILAVFGAPLPQEDHAAKAVDAALAMRRELAALNARHPDRLPLRMRIAIHTGRALTGDIGSPMRREFTVLGDAVNTASRLESTVAAPGQIVVSLATLERAGGRFRTTPLGPVTLRGRQSVIEVYAVED; this is encoded by the coding sequence GTGGCGACCGACGATCAGGTGCGCACCGTGTTGACGCTCGCCTGGCAGGTGCGCGACGAGGCCGAGCAGCTGCGCGACCTCCCGGATGCCGGCCAGGTCGTGACGTTGGGGCGCGCCACCGCCAACGACGTGGCCGTCGACCATCCCACGGTGTCGCGTCGGCATGCCGACCTGGTCGTCGGCCTCGGCTCGTGCACGCTCCGCGATCTCGACAGCACCTATGGCACCCGGCTCAACGGCGCCCGCGTCGTCGGCGAGGCACGCGTGGCCCCGGGCGACGCGTTCATGCTGGGCGGCGTGCGCTTCACGCTGGGCCAGCGCACCGAGGTCATGACGGCCGCCGACGGGCTGACCGATGACGGGCACGAGATCGACATGGCCACGACCATCGTGCGTCCGATCGCGCCGCCGACCGCGCCAACGCCGGCCGTCGCTGGCGTGACCACGGAGGCTCAGGCCGCCGAGGCGACGCAGGCCTCGCGCCTGGTCAGGCTGCTCTCGCAGATCAGCACGACGCTCGTCCAGCAGCGCGACCTGCCCAAGGTGCTCGAGACGGTGGTCGACCTGGTCTTCCAGGCGGTGTCGGCAGAGCGCGCCATCCTGCTGCTCCGCGAGTCCTCGTTCGACCCGCTCACGGTGCGGGTGGCGCGCGGCGCCGACGGCCAGACGCTGCACGACGCCCGCCTGAGCCGCACGGTCGTCAACATCGTGATCCGCGATCGGGTGGCGATGCTGGCCGACGATGCCCTGGTGGACAGCCGGCTCGACCTGGCCCACAGCGTCCGCGCGCTGAGCATCAGGTCGTTCATGTGCGCGCCCCTGTGGAACCGCAACGAGGTGATCGGCGTGCTGTACGCCGACACGCCGCGTTCGCGGAAGTTCTCCGAGGATGACCTCGCCGTGTTCGTCGCGCTGGCCAACTACGCGGCCGTGGCCATCGAGCATGCCCGACTCACGGCGCGCCTGTTCGAGGAGTCGCGCCAGCGCGAGCGCCTGCAGCGCTACCACTCGCCCGGCGTCGTCGAGCGCATCCTGCGCAGCGACACCGAGGCGGGCGCGTTCGACACCCAGGTCCGCGAGGTGACGGTCATGTTCGTCGACCTCGTGGGCTTCACGACGCTCTCCGAGGGACTCGAGCCCGACGCGGTCGCGGCCTTGCTGAACGAGTTCTTCCACGAGATGGCCGACGTGCTGTTCGACCACCAGGGCACCCTCGACAAGTTCATCGGCGACGCGATCCTCGCGGTCTTCGGCGCGCCGCTGCCGCAGGAGGATCACGCGGCCAAGGCCGTCGATGCGGCGCTGGCGATGCGTCGGGAGCTGGCCGCGCTGAATGCGCGCCATCCCGACCGGCTGCCGCTGCGGATGCGCATCGCGATCCACACGGGCCGGGCGCTGACCGGCGACATCGGCTCGCCGATGCGGCGGGAGTTCACGGTGCTGGGCGACGCGGTGAACACCGCCTCGCGCCTCGAGAGCACGGTCGCGGCGCCAGGGCAGATCGTCGTGTCGCTGGCGACCCTGGAGCGGGCCGGCGGACGGTTCCGGACGACGCCGCTCGGGCCGGTCACGCTCCGCGGCCGCCAGTCGGTGATCGAGGTGTATGCGGTGGAAGACTGA
- a CDS encoding S9 family peptidase, producing MRVALVALLAWMAGVAAAGAQDGAAWRRQENVVFGLASGVGLVMDVFTPTGTPNGLGIIDVLSGAWYSEEAQVRDHLRAKIFDIHCARGYTVFMVRPGSRTAFTADAMAAHVGRAVAYIRAHATEYRVDPDRLGMTGASAGAHLALLALATQPDLGIRAAALFFPPTDFLEFGTGAPPLDRLGGLLFAGGVAGRTAEEVTRKAGEISPARRVTRALPPVLLIHGDADATVPLQQSEKMVRVLKDAGGEARLIVKPGGGHPWPTLPEEVAVMADWFGERLRQ from the coding sequence ATGCGAGTGGCCCTGGTGGCACTGTTGGCGTGGATGGCGGGCGTGGCCGCGGCGGGCGCGCAGGACGGGGCGGCCTGGCGGCGGCAGGAGAACGTGGTCTTCGGGTTGGCCTCGGGCGTCGGGCTCGTGATGGACGTGTTCACGCCCACGGGCACGCCCAACGGCCTCGGCATCATCGACGTGCTCTCGGGCGCGTGGTACTCCGAGGAGGCGCAGGTGCGCGACCACCTGCGCGCGAAGATCTTCGACATCCATTGCGCGCGCGGCTACACCGTGTTCATGGTGCGGCCCGGGTCACGCACGGCGTTCACCGCCGACGCGATGGCCGCGCACGTCGGGCGGGCGGTGGCCTACATCCGCGCGCACGCGACCGAGTACCGCGTCGACCCGGATCGCCTCGGGATGACGGGGGCCTCGGCCGGCGCGCACCTGGCCCTGCTTGCCCTTGCCACCCAGCCCGACCTAGGTATCCGCGCCGCGGCCCTCTTCTTCCCACCCACCGACTTCCTCGAGTTCGGCACCGGCGCGCCGCCCCTCGACCGGCTCGGGGGCCTGCTGTTTGCCGGAGGCGTGGCGGGGCGGACCGCCGAGGAGGTGACGCGCAAGGCCGGCGAGATCTCGCCGGCCCGACGCGTCACGCGGGCGCTGCCGCCCGTGCTGTTGATTCACGGCGACGCCGACGCCACGGTGCCGTTGCAACAGTCCGAGAAGATGGTCCGCGTGCTCAAGGACGCCGGGGGAGAGGCCCGCCTGATCGTGAAACCCGGGGGCGGCCACCCGTGGCCGACCCTGCCGGAGGAAGTCGCCGTCATGGCGGACTGGTTCGGGGAGCGTCTGCGGCAGTGA